TAATACTGAGAATAGTATGCAGCACGTAAGAGGCATTCAATAAGTGCTCgcgaatgaaagaataaataaatacgtgaATTGTAGTAAACTTGAGACTTGAGATTTTGCCAGAGGTTTTAGTGAAAGGAGTCTTCCTCCTCCCACATCAATCTTTAAgcgctttctttttttaaagcactttcttttaatatataaacattatataagctgtttttattttatattttgactaTTTGATCTACAAGGTGATTGCAGGGAAGATAAAATCTGGACACAGGGCTAAGTGTCAGAGTTCTAACGCTTCTATCTGCTGTTCAAGAAGCCAAcatagtgggatgcctgggtggctcagtgattgagcttctgccttcggctcaggttgtgatcccatggtcctggaatcaagttctgtATCaagtgccctgcagggagcctgcttctccctctgcctatgtgtctgcctctgtgtctctatctcaTAGAGATAGAGATTCTCacatagaataaatgaataaaatcttaaaaaagagaactgtAGCCAACATAGGCAAGAGGAATGAAAGATTTTGTTGTTGGAATTCTTTTAGATTTGGTATATTATCCATGTGTATGTATAAGTCATTGgtctttatattttgattttccttttgacATGTGCAGATTccatgatgaaaataataaattgggGTGTTTGAATAGattattctgttattattttatccATTACCTTGTATTATAGCTTGGTAATCAATTTTGAAAGTTGAAGTTGGCATAGTAAGTGTTCTCAGATCAAGTCAGCCATATGTCTACTATGTATAAAAACACATAGTTTAAGATATCTTCTTTGGCCATATTATGCCTTATATATATGCTGTTAAATCTTTAAAGGAAtgtagataaattttaaaaaatctgcatggGTTATTTATGTCACATATTCAATTATCTCTAACATATGATCCAtaaaatatttggatttcttgTCTTATAGTTCATGATACAAATGATTAAACATGATTAAAGCAAGTAATTAAACTTGAATATTAATACTAGTATTTTTTTTGATCTTTTGGGATTTTTAGATTCAAGAGCAAGaagtagtttaatttttaattttgcatttgcaTAATCTGTCCTGTATACAATTTTAATATTAACAAAAGTACTTATACAAGGCTAAGAttttttctactttgaaaaaaaCTTACTTCCTTTAGCTTTCAAAGTAACAAAGACAAGAGATTATTTATGCTTAgtgttaattaaaatatttattgcaatTAATAATGTTTGATAAGTAGTTTATAGCATGAGATGCTTTAGACTCCTgttccaaaatataaaaggattaTTCTTCTGATGAAAATATACTTTTGTATTGGCATTAACCTTTTCAATATATACTACAatctttgtgtatgtatatattacaaaaatagataaatataagtaaattagaCATTTACGATATGTTGGAGAGTACATGTGCTAATCTAAAATACAAAcatcttttttgaaagaaaataagagattGGTTGCAAGAGAGGAAGGCTGCTTAACTACCTCACTGATTCTTAAAACCTGTTGGAAAATGAAGCAAAACCAAGGGAAAAGGCCCTGCAGGGGTTATGAAGCCAGTTAAGCTTCATACATATGTTTGCTGACAGTTGGAAGAATGAACATTTCTCATCCCCCTTTGACTGCATTAAAAAACGTTGGAAAAGCTTGTGGATTCAGGTTTCATGCTCTTTGCAActgaattcctttccttttcatattttaagtttGTAACATGTTCTATATAGTCCTTAAGTGAACATCCTGTTTTCAGGACTTCTAAAACTCCATTGCTTTGAACAGTGTGCCACATGGCAATACTACAAACATAAAGAGTCCAGCTGTTAAGATGGAAAATACCATATAAATCACTGTAAAAGCATCTTGTCTTACTACTTTGGAGAGCTCACTGaagtattttaaaggaaaggGATACCAACTTTAAAAGCCTCCAAAAAGCACTGTCATGATTCTTTGGATTTTCGATTATAATCTCAGGCTGTTTCGCGAAGGGAAGGTTTACATAGCCTGTTCCCTGAGTAAAGAAGTGTATTTTTTCCACTAAATTTCTCAAGTGTACTCTTGTCCCTGAGCCCCTCGATGTGGCTTGTGAAATTTGAAACCGTATCGTAATTAATTCTATTTAAATGACAGTCTTTTATATAGaaagttctttgaaataaaattctagCTATTTCTACCTcaccctgaaaaataaaaataaactcctggGCAAGTCTTCCAGATTGAAAATGTTTCTGGGAAATGACGCACCCTCAACTAGGACAGTCCTAGAATTTGGAGCATCTTGGAAAAATACTGAGGTGGAGTAACACTCAGACTACCTCCGCCAAGGGTAGTTTTTATTCTTGAtgttatacatttttaagttGAACAGATATTTTACACACTGACAGAGGGAATTATGGTGAGAAAAGCAGAAAGCGTCTAAATGCTATATGAATGAGGGCTTGGATTTAGAGACACAGATGAGGCTGTGGAACCATACTAAATGTTGAATAATGTTACTTCCTTATCCCGTTTCTGTCCAGAATTCTACAATGTGATGCTCAGTAAGATCTCCTATTCTCTCAGTTCAACTGCCTCTTAGTTTTTCATGTGACTGTGGGGTCATCATTCCAGGCAATCTCCAGGtagtaaaaaaaaaggaaaaaaaaatctgttactaCAGGAAACAATTTGAAATAGGAGTCTTAATCTATGTCAGTTTGCCCtgatttctgttttgctttcttgattTCCAAATAAGATTCTTAATCACTTTGTTCCCCTCGTTGGTCTATTTCAGAGATTTTGAGTGGGCTTTCTATTCCTtggaagaattatttattttgctttgctttgtttcctatttGATTAGGAGGCAGCAGAGAATGGAATTATTATGGAGACTCTACTGGATTCAATACACGGTTTGTGGCAAACTATTTAACTTCTCGAaatctcctcatctgtgaaatggtggGGAGCATAACACCTTTCTCATAGAGtcattataaaacattaaatgaataaatattttgttaagagtTTGCtacagtgggatccctgggtggctcagcagtttagcacctgcgttcgggcccagggcgtgatccaggagtcctgggatcaagtcccacatctagctccctgcatggagcctgcttctccctctgcctgtgtctctgcctctctctgtgtgtctctcatgaataaataaataaattaattaattaattaattacttaatttaaaaaaaaaagaatttgctacagtgcctggcacacaataaatgCTTGGGCAGGGATGGATAATATACAGACCAACAATACTGGAATTTATAATCATAGCTCTGTGCTTAACAGCAGCTTAGAATAATTTAGAGATATAGAGTATTAGAGATAGAAGGGCCTTAGGGATTATTCAGTTAgcaatttcattttatagatgcagaGTTGAAATCCAACTTAAGAATGTGAAGTGCCCAAGGCCACTTCATGAAGGATCTGAGACAAGgtcctctccttccattttgtaaGTTCTGTATCTTCGTGTCGCACCATGTTCCTATTACACATctctctatttttacttttggcAGCTTCTCAGGGAGGGTGAAACATATGCTTGACAACATAGCTGCTGGTAAGATACCAGAGAAGTTTGTTTTCTCATTGCACCTTTTAAGATATGCCCTGTTGATCGAGTAAAGTATGACCTACGGAGCAAAGTATGGAGATTGTTTCTGATGTTTCCATTACGTAGACATGATCATGATATATTTCAAcaaccatctttttaaaagaaaggactCATTGGACTTAATATTCAAACAAGAAGGTCATCTACATATTTAAATCACAAGAATGAAACATAGAAGCAGGCCCTGGATGCATGTTTGTAAAGCCATTTTGCAATGAAATGTAAAGACCGGCACTATAATGCCTTTTATGGGATCAGGTTAATGCTTACTGTGCCTGGAGCTTCCCCGTTTGACAAAGAAGAGTTTAGATTTATCAAATGTTAAACACATGGCTTTAACGGTTCGTAATAGGAACATTCCTGAGGGATTTGCACTAGTTGTGAGGTTGTATTCACttcactttatttctttcctgTGGCTCTCCCATTTCCCTTTGGGATgtgtttcatgtgtctgttattgctttgaagatttttcatttctatctcaTGCTTAACACCTGCCATTGACTCTTGTATAACTTATGAGAAATGAATGGCATTCTTCCCCCGGGTTCCAGTCTTTATAAGGTGAAGGCACTTGTGctgatttagggggaaaaaaaatgtaaatttcaccCCTTTTGTACTAATTTGAGATTTTACTTTTGGGGGGGTTGATAAATTTTTTGAAACttcgtattttatttttatttttttatctcttttattattaCACTGTGGAATAAAGCAAAATAACAGaaatcttgtgggttttttttcagaTAATACATACATGAGAACACTGAATATAGAGATCACTTGAGACACCAGAAAATTCTTCTAGAAGATTATTTTATTCCCAGTTATCTTTAGATTTTTGACCTTTGTTAAATGGTGATAAATATCTTGTCACAATTCAAATCTGAAAAGAGACTTAGACGTTGCTACATCATAAAATGGTTTATGCAGGGTAGTATTCAGGACTCAATCATGAATGTCTGCCTGTTAATCATATGGGGAGATTGTCTATACTTTAAGTTTATGCCTGTCAGTGTGTAGGTGGCAAGAGCAGTACATTCTGAGTATAAACTGATCATCACTGAAATGAATAacagaaaaatgtatttgtgaaTGTGCTTCCAGAGTGAATCGATGGAAAACATTCAGCTTGTATTTAGGTGGTTGTATCtgttacttttctgtttttatcagaTTTGAATTATGAGATTGAAATtaggttttaagaaaaaaaaaacattgtggtTTGAGAAAACCTTGCATTTAAAGGAATACtacttattttcttaaagtaatttcttaattttcatttaagaaaagaaaataagaagtattTGCCTTTCTGGAAGGGTGATTCTTTCTCATAATTTTCTGACCTTTTCTCAGCTGGTGCCAGGACCATATAACTTTTACAGATATTACAGCTTCCCTTAAATTTAAGCCTTCATAATTTAAGCCTTTTTAgtttgggaagaaagaagaacACACATCTTTTAATCTCATCAGAATGATATTTTGATTCTAAACAGAtcatttaataagtaaatataatgttCTTAAGAGGCTTGAGTGGGAATTTTGGCAAGTGGCAAGCACATGAGTTTCAGCAGTGATGactattttcaaaaaacattctGAGGCCAGTTTCTTGATGTCCTATTTCTGATTCTCCTTCAAAATGAATTTAGAGTTACATGCAATCATATTTAGAACAAATTTAGGTGGCATTCTTTGGataaagaaaatctataaaacttgttttttacGAGATAGAATGGCCATGATTAGATGCGTTAAGATGAGGAAAAAGTCCTGCACTTAAACAATTTTCATGTACCTTAAGTATTATCTCCTAGCCACACAAATGACTGAAATGAATCAGGGGTCCCACTTACATTCggaaaatttaaagttatttaatCATAAGATTTCTATCATTATAATCACACttctatctccttttttttttttttttacatttttatcttctcCCTATTTTTTTGCCCATtatgaaatggattttttttgccattttgtctGCGAACCCTAAATAAATGGTGAGGATGTAGGACTTAGAACTGACTAACATGTCTCTAGTTTTCTTTGACAATTATTAATATCTGTGTATCAGATTGATAATGATTGCCCACTGTTTTCTAAGGTTTGCTCACATCAATGGTAATGTAAACCAATTAATTGATTCCTTCTCCTCTCTTTGGCCTtggtctccttctctcttctaatctttttgcttttaattatatatatatatatataattgtatataataataaatagtatatatatacaattatatatatataaaaaacacatatataatagAAAGTATATAGTTTGTGTATATGTATCTTAAATTTGTAATTTGAACCTGAGTTTATTTTCTGAATTGTAGATTGAGATATCAAACTGCCTGTTCAACACCTTCATTTTACTAGG
This sequence is a window from Canis aureus isolate CA01 chromosome 2, VMU_Caureus_v.1.0, whole genome shotgun sequence. Protein-coding genes within it:
- the LOC144292196 gene encoding uncharacterized protein LOC144292196 isoform X5, producing the protein MTQAHMSSGFQPGLPMGSHPLGIRKGKEDENVSVSEMTASMGGSREWNYYGDSTGFNTRFSGRVKHMLDNIAAGKIPEKFVFSLHLLRYALLIE